One window of the Eucalyptus grandis isolate ANBG69807.140 chromosome 8, ASM1654582v1, whole genome shotgun sequence genome contains the following:
- the LOC104416027 gene encoding putative methyltransferase DDB_G0268948: MAGLFDKQAEIYADARPTYPREWYQKLAALTPRQALAWDVGTGNGQAALGVAEHYQQVIATDVSESQLNYAIPHPRVQYMHTPPSISDDELLATVGGENSVDLITVAQAIHWFELPKFYSLLNRVLRKPEGVIAVWGYQAIQVSPTFDPILKKFLDATLPYWNPNVRYVFDQYKTLPFPFESVGLGSEGNPVALDIPTEVSFEGILGILRSWSAVAMAKEQGVELLSEGVVREFERAWGDTKLVRNVVYKAFMLAGKVKK, from the exons ATGGCGGGGCTGTTTGATAAGCAAGCGGAGATATACGCGGATGCGAGGCCGACGTATCCGAGGGAGTGGTACCAGAAGCTGGCCGCTCTCACCCCACGCCAAGCCTTGGCCTGGGACGTTGGCACCGGCAATGGTCAAGCAGCTCTTGGG GTTGCGGAGCATTATCAGCAAGTGATTGCCACGGACGTGAGTGAGTCGCAGCTAAATTATGCCATCCCACATCCCCGCGTTCAGTACATGCACACTCCACCATCCATCTCTGATGATGAATTGTTAGCCACGGTTGGTGGTGAGAACTCTGTCGATCTAATCACCGTGGCTCAAGCCATCCATTGGTTTGAACTCCCCAAATTCTACTCTCTCCTAAATCGTGTCCTCCGCAAGCCAGAGGGTGTGATTGCAGTTTGGGGCTATCAAGCCATCCAAGTTAGCCCTACCTTCGATCCGATACTTAAAAAGTTCTTAGACGCGACGCTTCCGTACTGGAATCCAAACGTCAGGTACGTGTTCGACCAATACAAGACATTGCCGTTCCCTTTCGAAAGTGTCGGTTTGGGATCCGAGGGGAACCCAGTGGCACTCGACATACCAACGGAGGTTTCTTTCGAGGGAATCCTGGGGATCTTGAGGTCGTGGTCCGCGGTGGCGATGGCAAAAGAACAGGGGGTGGAGTTGTTGAGTGAGGGGGTTGTTAGGGAGTTTGAGAGGGCTTGGGGCGATACAAAGCTCGTGAGGAATGTGGTCTATAAAGCCTTTATGCTTGCAGGGAAAGTGAAGAAGTGA